Below is a genomic region from Vibrio nitrifigilis.
GATCAGGGAAATACCGATGGTCGTCACGACAATGCCCGTGACCACCGGCGTCACGATACGATGTAGCTTACCGATAAATTGAGACAAAATAATCTCAATAAAAGCTCCCACAAAACAAACACCAAAGATCATGGCGAGGATACCTTCTGGCCCAGCGCCCTGAGATTTAGCAAGAAACCCAGCGGCAAGCACAGAACTGAGAAACGCAAAGCTTGTACCTTGTACACAAATCATCCCAGAGCCAATTGGTCCAATTCGGCGTGCTTGAATAAAGGTACCAACCCCCGAGACAACCAGCGACATACTGATTAAATAAGGGACATGACTACCCAGTCCTAATACGCCACCGATAATGAGCGTTGGGGTAATAATTCCCACAAAGCTGGCAAGAACATGTTGTAGCCCTGCATAAATGGCAGGGCCGATAGCGGGTTTATCATCTAAGGCGTAGATCAAATCATGATCGTCGGCATTATCTACCTTGTTATTTGCTGACATAAATACTTCCTTGTATACAATATTGTTGACATTCTTTCAGGAAGAACTGTAGCAAACGATGTGCCATAAATTTTTAACCATATGGTCAAGTTAAATCAGGGGCTTAAGGACAGTGATAAAACTGACGCGAGTTATTTTCCACCGTTATGGTGCAACTGTGTGCATTTATGGGCAACGAGGCAGGTTAATAAATCGATGATTATCATCTAGTTTATGATTAACTAAGATTTGATAGATGTTACTGGGTATAAACACTTGCTCTGCTGGGAATAAGAGCAAGTGTGTTGTATTCAGTTGTTTTAATCAGCGGGATGATACTCTATCCAGTGCTCGGCAATCTCCCGACGTGATGCGATCCAAACTTTATCGTGGGATTGCACGTAATCAAGAAACTTCTTCAACGCCATAAAGCGACTTGGTTTACCCAACATACGGCAATGCATGCCAATCGACATCATTTTAGGTTTCGTTTCTCCTTCCTCATATAGGCAATCAAAATTGGCCTTGAGGTACTGGAAGAACTCTTCGCCATGACTAAAACCATAGGGTGAGGCAAAACGCATATCATTGGTGTCTAAGGTATAAGGAATGATCAAATGTGGTTTGCAGGCAGTGCTATCGGGTGATGTCGTAACTGGCATCCAAAAAGGCAGGTCATCACCATAGTAATCTGAATCATAAAGTAGGCAATCTTGCTCTGCGACCAATTGACGTGTGCGAGGGGAATCGCGTCCGGTATACCAGCCCATCGGCTTTTTACCTAATAAGTGTTCGTGCAGTTCAATGGCTTGCTGCATATGAGCACGCTCTTGTTCGAGTGGCATATCTTGATAGTGAATCCATTTTAAACCGTGACAAACAACGTCATAGTCTTGCTCTTTTATTGCCTTTACGACCTCTGGATTGCGTTCTAGCGCAGTCGCAATGCCGAAAATAGTCAGTGGTAAATCACGCTTTTTGAACTCATTTAAAATGCGCCATACGCCAGCTCGTGAACCGTATTCATAGAGCGATTCCATACTCATATGGCGATCTTTATACGCTTCTGCTCCGTACATTTCTGACAGAAACGTTTCGGCGTGCTCGTCACCATGCAATACACAATTTTCGCCACCTTCTTCATAATTCAATACAAACTGAATGGCGATTTTAGCTTGGTTAGGCCAGTTGGCATCGGGAACATTATCGCGGCCATAGCCAACGTAGTCACGAGGGTTACTGACGGAGTTCTTGTTTTGCATAGAATTTCCTTATTCTTTTACTCGACCATTCACGTAAAGGTCGGGCGTCGTGTTGTTATTGGTGTCTGTCCTCGTTAGATGTTGAGGGTAGACATTATTCTTTGGTCCAATGTTGATAGCGACCGACAAACGCTTTAGGTTTTGGGGCGGCGTAAAAACCGGTTTTTGCTGTGCGCAGCCCAAGTTGATCGAGCGATTCTGCTAACTTAACGGCTGCTGCTACACCATCAATTACAGGGACGTTCAACGCACTACTTAAGCGAGCCACCAGATCTGCCATGCCCGCGCATCCGAGTACGATGGCTTCAGCGCCATCATCATTAATCGCTAATAAACATTCATGATATAACGCCGAATAAAGCGTTGAAGTCATTGATTCTAATTCTTTTACCGGAATATCGGTGGCGCGAACACTCGCACACATTTGGCTAAAGCCGTAACGATCAAGTAGGTGATGGGCTGTAGGTAAAGTACTGCTCATGGTTGTGACGACACTGAAACGGCGTGTGATTAAGCTCGCCATATGAAATGCAGCTTCAGCGATGCCAATAACGGGAACAGAGCTGAGTTCTCTCGCTGCATCTAGGCCTGGATCGCCAAAGCATGCAATGATATGGGCATCAACGTCATGTTCAATTCCAGTCTGAATTTCGTCCATTAACGCTGCACTAGCAATGATC
It encodes:
- the puuE gene encoding allantoinase PuuE → MQNKNSVSNPRDYVGYGRDNVPDANWPNQAKIAIQFVLNYEEGGENCVLHGDEHAETFLSEMYGAEAYKDRHMSMESLYEYGSRAGVWRILNEFKKRDLPLTIFGIATALERNPEVVKAIKEQDYDVVCHGLKWIHYQDMPLEQERAHMQQAIELHEHLLGKKPMGWYTGRDSPRTRQLVAEQDCLLYDSDYYGDDLPFWMPVTTSPDSTACKPHLIIPYTLDTNDMRFASPYGFSHGEEFFQYLKANFDCLYEEGETKPKMMSIGMHCRMLGKPSRFMALKKFLDYVQSHDKVWIASRREIAEHWIEYHPAD
- a CDS encoding aspartate/glutamate racemase family protein, which gives rise to MRIQVINPNTSQGMTDKIATAAKAVALSNTTIIATQPQHGPSTVESAFDEIIASAALMDEIQTGIEHDVDAHIIACFGDPGLDAARELSSVPVIGIAEAAFHMASLITRRFSVVTTMSSTLPTAHHLLDRYGFSQMCASVRATDIPVKELESMTSTLYSALYHECLLAINDDGAEAIVLGCAGMADLVARLSSALNVPVIDGVAAAVKLAESLDQLGLRTAKTGFYAAPKPKAFVGRYQHWTKE